Below is a genomic region from Gillisia sp. Hel_I_86.
ATACAGATAGTTTTTACGATCCCAACTTAGGTTTTGATGGTGGACAGTCATCAATATTATCTACCAAAAAAGGTGCAAGATTAAACTTTAAAACACCATATTCCTTCGGTGAAGTAAACGGAAATATTCTTTATGGAGTTGATATTTTAAATGATAGAACTTCTCAAGAATTAGTTGATGGCCGGAAATGGGTGCCCGAAATGGATATGACGAATTTTGCGCCTTATGCACAGTTGAAAACACTTTATAAAAATTTTGTTTTAAAAGCGGGGATTAGACTTGAAAATATCAACATCCAAATTCCAGATTATACTACACTTACCAGGTACAATTTGGGTGAAACAACTCCTAATAGCGGGGGAATAGCTATAACAGGAGGGAAACTGAACTACAATGCCACGGTATTTAATGCTGGGGTACGATATAACAAATGGAGGGTTTTTAAACCTTTTGTTAGTTTCTCCCAAAGTTTTTCCATTGCCGATTTAGGCAGAACATTGCGTTCGGCAACGGAAAATACCGTTAATCAGATTAATTCTGAAGCCGTGATTGCTAATAATTATGAAATTGGTTTTAATACACATATAGGAAGAACCAGTTTGAGCGGTGCATATTTTATTAGCACCTCCAATTTAGGTTCTACTTATAGCGAAACTCCAAGCGGTGCCTTCGAAATTTTAAGACAACCGGAAAAGGTATATGGATTTGAACTTTCATTGGATACCGAACTTTTAAGAAATATAAATTTTGGGACTTCGGTTTCATACACAGAAGGGAAAATAGATACTCAGGACAATGGAGATTATAAAACTTTTATAGGGGGCGATAGAATTCCACCATTAAAACTAGTTTCTTATTTGTCCTACAAGTTGACAAATAAATTCGATGCTCGGCTAACACATATTTACAGTGGCGACAGAAATCGCTTTGACCCTAATGAAAATGGAGGATATACTTATGGTAAAGGCCCGGTCAACAGCTTTAATATATTTAACCTTACAACAAATTATCAACTTACCCCTACTACAGAAATAGGCGTTGGAGTTAGAAATCTATTGAATGAAGATTACTATCCCCCAATTTCTCAATGGAATGCAAGGGATTCCAATTACATTAAGGCAAATGGGACGCAATTTAATGTATCTCTTACTGTAAACTTATAGTAGTAATTTAATGAACAACAGAACCCTATTAAAATACCACTCCTATTTCGGGATCGTTGCAGGTGTATTCTTGTTCGTTATGGGTATTACGGGCTCTGTATTAATCTTTACTGAAGACATAGACCATCTGCTTTTTAATAAGTATGAGGCTGAAATCAATACTACCGACTTACAATTAGACAAAGCCACAGCAACGGTTCAGGATAAATTTCCTAATTGGGATACCAGGATAATCAAGTTTGAGAAAGGCAAAACTATTTTATTCAATTTAAGAAGACCAGAAGCAAGAAAATATGTTTTTGTTCAACCCAGTACCGGTAATATTATCAAAACTATAAATGCCAACACCCATTTTACCAAATGGCTTTTAAAGTTCCATTATTCATTACATACCGGGATTATTGGTAGGTTTTTAGTGTTTTTTGCAGGAATTGCTTTTTTTCTTTCTTTGCTTACAGGAATTATCCTTTACCGTAAAATGATTGTCAAAACACTTTTATTTCAAGTAAAAATAAAAAGTACTAATAAAAGAACTTTCTACTCAGCCCTACATCGATATGTGGGGGTTTGGGCGTTATTATTGAACCTTGTAATTGTATTCACGGGTATTTTCTTAGCGTATAAAGTTGTCAATTCAGGATTAAGGGAAAGTATAGAACCTTCGCCCCCCATATTAAAAACATCTTTAGAAGCATCTTTAATTAAAATTGAAAAAGAATATCCTACCTTTAACGCTACTTACATAAGATTGCCCTCTTCAAAAAAAGGAAACATAGTTTTTAATGGAACTTTCGAAGAAGATGCGTTTTATCTAAGTAAATATTACAACAAGTTTTCCGTTGATTATATAACTGGAGCTATTGTCAGTATCGATAAAATTAATGAAGCAAGCTTCATTACTAAATTCAATAGTAGCATCTTGCCGCTTCATTTCGGTCAATATGGAGGTTGGGTTAGTAAAGTTTTATACTGTATCGTTGGACTTTCCGGTCCTTTTTTATCCATATCAGGTTATTTCAT
It encodes:
- a CDS encoding PepSY-associated TM helix domain-containing protein, with the protein product MNNRTLLKYHSYFGIVAGVFLFVMGITGSVLIFTEDIDHLLFNKYEAEINTTDLQLDKATATVQDKFPNWDTRIIKFEKGKTILFNLRRPEARKYVFVQPSTGNIIKTINANTHFTKWLLKFHYSLHTGIIGRFLVFFAGIAFFLSLLTGIILYRKMIVKTLLFQVKIKSTNKRTFYSALHRYVGVWALLLNLVIVFTGIFLAYKVVNSGLRESIEPSPPILKTSLEASLIKIEKEYPTFNATYIRLPSSKKGNIVFNGTFEEDAFYLSKYYNKFSVDYITGAIVSIDKINEASFITKFNSSILPLHFGQYGGWVSKVLYCIVGLSGPFLSISGYFIWLKRKKLLC